The following proteins are co-located in the Pomacea canaliculata isolate SZHN2017 linkage group LG8, ASM307304v1, whole genome shotgun sequence genome:
- the LOC112571150 gene encoding LOW QUALITY PROTEIN: DNA repair protein XRCC3-like (The sequence of the model RefSeq protein was modified relative to this genomic sequence to represent the inferred CDS: deleted 2 bases in 1 codon): protein MNKSLGEIDINPRIAAAAKRAGLTTAGSVITLSGPELSHLTGLNSGDAKQLADAVAEVVLFGPPTTALEILRGGSSSDYFMLKLSTGCRTLDQHLRGGVLTRVITEVAGESAAGKTQFCLQLCLTVQLPLKEGGLGSGDSICCTEDTFPSKRFQQLVSCFSQQNAQLHDICFTDHVYIDHISDLDGLNSFVQKKLPLLLARKSVQLVVIDSVAALFRCHYESHNLVARAKHLASLATQLRKLAVQYNVAVVCVNQVTANMSNTSDRDGNTRHSIPALGMAWADHVTCRLQMSRPQESLVKVFIKDEDSTQKRKNAETSKTIKTVRQLELSLHPTYPML from the exons atgaataaaAGTTTAGGAGAAATTGATATAAATCCTCGCatcgcagcagcagcaaaacgtg CTGGCCTTACCACCGCGGGATCTGTTATAACTCTGTCAGGACCAGAGTTATCTCATCTGACCGGTTTAAATTCTGGTGATGCTAAGCAACTGGCAGATGCTGTTGCAGAGGTAGTGCTATTCGGTCCTCCGACAACAG CATTGGAGATTTTAAGAGGAGGATCTTCAAGTGACTATTTCATGCTCAAACTCTCAACTGGTTGTCGCACTTTGGACCAGCATCTAAGAG GTGGTGTCTTGACAAGAGTAATTACAGAAGTAGCTGGAGAAAGTGCTGCTGGCAAAACACAGTTTTGTCTTCAGCTTTGTTTAACTGTGCAGCTTCCTTTAAAAGAAGGGGGACTGGGCAGTGGTGA CAGTATATGTTGTACAGAGGACACATTCCCAAGCAAACGATTTCAGCAGCTTGTAAGCTGCTTCAGT CAGCAAAATGCACAACTGCACGATATTTGTTTCACTGATCATGTCTACATTGATCATATATCGGACTTG GATGGGCTGAATTCGTTTGTCCAGAAGAAACTTCCACTGCTTTTGGCTCGAAAGAGTGTTCAGCTGGTTGTTATAGACTCTGTggcagcattatttcgctgccATTATGAGAGTCACAACTTGGTTGCGCGTGCCAAGCACCTAGCATCTTTGGCTACTCAGCTACGGAAGCTCGCAGTTCAGTACAATGTTGCCGTTGTCTGTGTGAACCAG GTGACAGCAAATATGTCGAACACCTCTGACAGAGATGGAAATACAAGACACTCTATACCTGCCCTTGGAATGGCATGGGCAGACCATGTTACCTGTCGTCTTCAGATGTCGCGACCACAGGAGTCTTTAGTCAAAGTATTCATAAAAGATGAAGACAGcacacagaagagaaaaaatgcagaaacaagTAAAACCATAAAGACTGTACGTCAGCTGGAATTGTCTTTgcaccccacctaccccatgTTGTAA